CAGGATGAGCTCCTCCTTGCGCGTGCCCGAGGTGATGACGTCGATCGCGGGGAAGATGCGGCGGTCGGCCATGCCGCGGTCGAGACGCAGTTCGAGGTTGCCGGTGCCCTTGAACTCCTCGAAGATGACCTCGTCCATCTTGCTGCCTGTGTCGACCAGCGCGGTGGCGAGGATCGTCAGCGACCCGCCGTGCTCGATGTTGCGCGCCGCGCCGAAGAACTTCTTCGGCGGGTAGAGTGCGGTCGAGTCGACGCCGCCGGACAGGATGCGCCCGGACGCCGGCGTCGCGAGGTTGTACGCACGCGCGAGGCGTGTGATCGAGTCGAGCAGGATGACGACGTCCATGCCGCTCTCGACGAGGCGCTTGGCGCGCTCCATGACGAGCTCGGCCACCGCGATGTGCTGGTCGCTCGGCATGTCGAAGGTCGAGGAGACGACCTCTCCCTTGATCGAGCGCTCCATGTCGGTGACTTCCTCGGGCCGCTCGTCGACGAGCAGGCACATGAGGTAGACCTCGGGGTTGTTCGCCGAGATGGACGCGGCGATGTCCTTGAGCACGGTCGTCTTGCCGGCCTTGGGCGGCGAGACGATGAGCCCGCGCTGGCCCTTGCCGATCGGGGCGACGAGGTCGATCACGCGCGCGGTGACGAACGCGGGCCCGTGCTCCATGCGCAGCCGCTCGTCCGGGTAGACCGGCGTGAGGTCGGCGAAGCGCGGGCGGCCCTTGGCCGACTCCGGCTCCTGGCCGTTGATCGCGTCCACGCGCATGAGCGCGGCG
This genomic interval from Actinomycetota bacterium contains the following:
- a CDS encoding transcription termination factor Rho, with product MSPRPRKRGRRGGGLPQDQPVAPSITRADLEPKTVAELRAMAEELGIDAKMLKKKDELIEAVLEAKVKAEGFIDVYGILDVLPEGYGFLRTGGYLPGDRDVYVSMSYVRRFELRRGDLVRGQVRPPKDNEKYAALMRVDAINGQEPESAKGRPRFADLTPVYPDERLRMEHGPAFVTARVIDLVAPIGKGQRGLIVSPPKAGKTTVLKDIAASISANNPEVYLMCLLVDERPEEVTDMERSIKGEVVSSTFDMPSDQHIAVAELVMERAKRLVESGMDVVILLDSITRLARAYNLATPASGRILSGGVDSTALYPPKKFFGAARNIEHGGSLTILATALVDTGSKMDEVIFEEFKGTGNLELRLDRGMADRRIFPAIDVITSGTRKEELILTKEEAPFVWGVRRILHGVDNPERAMDMLIKGLKTTDNNQEFLLKMARGAQKKSNGVDL